Proteins from a single region of Bogoriella caseilytica:
- a CDS encoding aconitate hydratase codes for MSTDSFASKGTLDVDGTEYEIFRLSAVKGLEKLPYSLKILAENLLRTEDGKNVTAEHVQALAHWDPTSEPSTEIQFTPARVVMQDFTGVPCVVDLATMREAVAELGGDPEKVNPLAPAELVIDHSVVIDVFGRSDAFERNVEIEYERNHERYQFLRWGQTAFDDFKVVPPGTGIVHQVNIEYLARTVMTRAAEPGVEGSPVRAYPDTCVGTDSHTTMVNGLGVLGWGVGGIEAEAAMLGQPISMLIPKVVGFKLSGSIPTGATATDVVLTITEMLRKHGVVGKFVEFYGEGVAQVPLANRATIGNMSPEFGSTAAIFPIDGVTLDYLRLTGRPADQVKLVESYAKEQGMWLDPSHPDYVEPVFSEYLELDLSTVVPSIAGPKRPQDRIAVSEAKKQFAADLKNYVVEGNGIEKSELDDELADTFPASDAPTHDATRDSSPAGAPSRSTVASAPRRAVKQVPVTMADGRETTLDHGAVVISSITSCTNTSNPSVMMAAGLLAKNAVEKGLEVKPWVKTSMAPGSKVVTNYYEKAELWPYLEKLGYHLVGYGCTTCIGNSGPLPDEISEAVNAHDLSVASVLSGNRNFEGRINPDVKMNYLASPPLVIAYGLAGSMDFDFENEPLGTDSEGQDVYLKDIWPTPDEVDKTIAGAIDSEMFTKDYADVFTGDERWKSLDTPEGDTFEWDADSTYVRKPPYFDGMSFDLTPVEDISGARVLAKLGDSVTTDHISPAGSIKPDSPAGRYLAEKGVARRDFNSYGSRRGNHEVMIRGTFANIRLRNQLLDGVEGGFTKNFLTGEQESIFDASSAYQEQGIPLVVLGGKEYGSGSSRDWAAKGTRLLGVRAVITESFERIHRSNLIGMGVLPLQFPQGESADSLGLDGTETFDITGVTALNEGGIPKTVHVTATKDGGEPVEFDAVVRIDTPGEADYFRNGGILQYVLRQIAA; via the coding sequence GTGAGCACTGACAGCTTCGCGTCCAAGGGGACGCTTGACGTTGACGGCACAGAGTACGAGATCTTCCGCCTCAGCGCGGTCAAGGGCCTGGAGAAGCTGCCCTACAGCCTGAAGATCCTCGCCGAGAACCTGCTGCGGACCGAGGATGGCAAGAACGTCACCGCCGAGCATGTCCAGGCCCTCGCACACTGGGATCCCACCAGCGAGCCCAGCACGGAGATCCAGTTCACCCCGGCACGCGTGGTGATGCAGGACTTCACCGGCGTGCCCTGCGTGGTCGACCTGGCCACCATGCGTGAGGCCGTCGCCGAGCTCGGCGGAGATCCCGAGAAGGTCAATCCGCTTGCCCCTGCTGAGCTGGTCATCGACCACTCGGTGGTCATCGACGTCTTCGGCCGCTCCGACGCCTTCGAGCGCAACGTCGAGATCGAGTACGAGCGCAACCATGAGCGCTATCAGTTCCTCCGCTGGGGCCAGACCGCCTTCGACGACTTCAAGGTCGTTCCCCCGGGCACCGGCATCGTCCACCAGGTCAACATCGAGTACCTGGCCCGCACCGTGATGACCCGGGCGGCCGAGCCCGGCGTCGAGGGCAGCCCGGTCCGCGCCTACCCCGACACCTGCGTGGGCACCGACTCACACACCACCATGGTCAACGGCCTGGGTGTGCTGGGCTGGGGCGTGGGCGGCATCGAGGCCGAGGCCGCCATGCTCGGCCAGCCGATCTCCATGCTGATCCCGAAGGTGGTGGGCTTCAAGCTCTCCGGGTCGATCCCCACCGGCGCGACCGCCACCGACGTGGTGCTGACCATCACCGAGATGCTGCGCAAGCACGGCGTGGTGGGCAAGTTCGTGGAGTTCTACGGCGAGGGGGTGGCTCAGGTGCCGCTGGCCAACCGCGCCACCATCGGCAACATGTCGCCGGAGTTCGGCTCCACTGCGGCGATCTTCCCCATCGACGGCGTCACGCTGGACTACCTGCGCCTCACCGGCCGCCCGGCCGATCAGGTCAAGCTCGTGGAGAGCTACGCCAAGGAACAGGGGATGTGGCTCGACCCGTCCCACCCGGACTACGTGGAGCCGGTCTTCTCCGAGTACCTCGAGCTCGATCTGTCCACCGTGGTGCCCTCGATCGCCGGGCCGAAGCGCCCGCAGGATCGCATCGCGGTCTCCGAGGCCAAGAAGCAGTTCGCCGCCGACCTGAAGAACTACGTGGTCGAGGGCAACGGCATCGAGAAGTCCGAGCTGGACGACGAACTCGCCGACACCTTCCCGGCTTCGGACGCCCCCACGCACGACGCCACGCGTGACTCCTCCCCGGCAGGCGCACCGAGCCGCTCCACCGTGGCCTCCGCCCCGCGCCGCGCCGTCAAGCAGGTGCCCGTCACCATGGCGGACGGCCGGGAGACCACCCTCGACCACGGCGCCGTCGTGATCTCCTCGATCACCTCCTGCACCAACACCTCCAACCCCTCGGTGATGATGGCCGCCGGCCTGCTGGCCAAGAACGCCGTGGAGAAGGGCCTGGAGGTCAAGCCCTGGGTGAAGACCTCCATGGCCCCTGGCTCGAAGGTGGTGACCAACTACTACGAGAAGGCGGAGCTGTGGCCCTACCTGGAAAAGCTGGGCTACCACCTGGTCGGTTACGGCTGCACCACCTGCATCGGTAACTCCGGCCCGCTGCCCGACGAGATTTCCGAGGCCGTGAACGCTCACGACCTCTCGGTGGCCTCGGTGCTCTCCGGTAACCGCAACTTCGAGGGCCGGATCAACCCGGACGTGAAGATGAACTACCTGGCCTCACCGCCGCTGGTCATCGCCTACGGCCTGGCCGGCTCCATGGACTTCGACTTCGAGAACGAGCCCTTGGGCACCGACTCCGAGGGTCAGGACGTCTACCTCAAGGACATCTGGCCGACGCCGGACGAGGTGGACAAGACCATCGCCGGGGCGATCGACTCGGAGATGTTCACCAAGGACTACGCCGACGTCTTCACCGGCGACGAGCGCTGGAAGTCGCTCGACACCCCCGAGGGCGACACCTTCGAGTGGGACGCCGATTCCACCTACGTGCGCAAGCCCCCGTACTTCGACGGCATGAGCTTCGATCTCACCCCGGTGGAAGACATCTCCGGCGCCCGGGTGCTCGCCAAGCTCGGCGACTCGGTGACCACCGACCACATCTCCCCGGCCGGTTCGATCAAGCCGGACTCTCCGGCGGGGCGGTACCTGGCTGAGAAGGGTGTGGCCCGCCGCGACTTCAACTCCTACGGCTCGCGCCGCGGGAACCACGAGGTGATGATCCGCGGGACCTTCGCGAACATCCGCTTGCGCAATCAGTTGCTCGACGGCGTGGAGGGTGGTTTCACCAAGAACTTCCTCACCGGCGAGCAGGAGTCGATCTTCGATGCCTCCAGCGCCTACCAGGAGCAGGGGATTCCGCTGGTCGTGCTCGGTGGCAAGGAGTACGGTTCCGGTTCCTCCCGTGACTGGGCGGCCAAGGGCACGCGCTTGCTGGGCGTGCGCGCGGTGATCACTGAGTCCTTCGAGAGGATCCACCGCTCGAACCTGATCGGCATGGGCGTGCTGCCCCTGCAGTTCCCCCAGGGCGAGTCTGCGGACTCGCTCGGCCTGGATGGCACGGAGACCTTCGACATCACTGGGGTGACCGCGCTGAACGAGGGCGGCATTCCGAAGACCGTCCACGTCACCGCCACGAAGGACGGCGGTGAGCCGGTGGAGTTCGACGCCGTGGTGCGCATCGACACCCCCGGAGAGGCGGATTACTTCCGCAACGGCGGCATCCTGCAGTACGTGCTGCGCCAGATCGCGGCGTGA
- a CDS encoding NAD-dependent epimerase/dehydratase family protein: MRIAVTGGSGKLGRHVMTRLRADGHEVLNLDREGVRDPGLIRVDLTDYGQVLDAVLGVEERHGGLDALVHLAAIPAPGLHPDSATFGNNILSTYHVFQAARRAGVRRIVYASSETVLGLPFDTPPPYIPVNEEYPARPESTYSLVKHLEEQMAVQLTRWDPDLSITALRFSNVMDVADYVQFPAFDADPMLRRWNLWSYIDGRDGAQAVARALERAQPGFEAFVIANADTVMTRSSAELAAEVYPGVEVVKELGEHETMLSIDKARRLLGYEPQHSWRDHV; encoded by the coding sequence ATGCGGATCGCCGTCACCGGCGGCAGCGGCAAGCTCGGCCGTCACGTGATGACCCGGCTGCGGGCCGACGGCCACGAGGTGCTGAACCTGGATCGTGAGGGGGTCCGTGATCCCGGGCTCATCAGGGTCGACCTGACCGATTACGGGCAAGTGCTCGACGCAGTCCTGGGCGTAGAAGAGCGTCACGGGGGCCTCGACGCTCTCGTGCACCTCGCGGCCATCCCGGCCCCTGGCCTGCACCCGGACTCCGCGACGTTCGGCAACAACATCCTGTCCACCTACCACGTGTTCCAGGCGGCACGCCGGGCGGGTGTCCGGCGCATCGTCTACGCCTCCAGCGAGACGGTGCTGGGCTTACCCTTCGACACACCCCCGCCGTACATCCCGGTCAACGAGGAATACCCGGCACGTCCGGAGAGCACCTACTCCCTGGTCAAGCACCTCGAGGAGCAGATGGCGGTCCAACTGACCCGGTGGGACCCGGACCTCAGCATCACCGCGCTGAGATTCTCGAACGTGATGGACGTGGCGGATTACGTGCAGTTCCCCGCCTTCGATGCCGACCCGATGCTGCGGCGCTGGAACCTGTGGTCCTATATCGACGGACGGGACGGCGCCCAGGCTGTGGCGCGCGCCCTAGAGCGGGCACAACCGGGCTTCGAGGCCTTCGTCATCGCGAATGCGGACACAGTGATGACACGCTCCTCGGCCGAGCTGGCCGCGGAGGTCTATCCGGGCGTGGAGGTCGTCAAGGAGCTCGGTGAGCACGAGACGATGCTCTCGATCGACAAGGCCCGCCGATTGCTCGGGTACGAGCCGCAGCACAGCTGGCGCGACCACGTCTGA
- a CDS encoding serpin family protein codes for MPVRPTRIIAPLAVLALAACGSAASGAEELRSEEPYEPADVSAAPALEDAVAATSALGTGLVSSTDVAENRVVSPASVAVALAMLAEGADGESLEALEEVLGASGTERAETFGALQAAVLAYDGDPAVVQEDELPEDPVLHLANRIALDDDFETLVSSDFLDSLARHFDAGTAVADLGSDAGKDVLDAWVEEHTGGLIEESAIEPDPTLALVLQNAIVLAARWQMPFEDSNTHLVPFTTGTGEEVEVERMHQTVVAPYAEDDQGQALRLPYSSGFAMDVYFPAPGSDPAALDASAWDELGSAVGGDQQSEVNLGLPQLEVRTELGLTDPLSDLGLGDLFEAETADLTGMTQHAGDGEELFIGQAEHQAVLNVDEEGTVAAAVTELGIGVTSAPAPPEVDMLIDRPYLVRIVHTETGWPLFLAVINDPSAQG; via the coding sequence ATGCCTGTTCGTCCCACCCGTATCATCGCCCCGCTGGCGGTTCTCGCCCTGGCTGCCTGCGGCAGTGCCGCCAGCGGCGCGGAAGAGCTGCGTTCCGAGGAGCCCTACGAGCCGGCCGACGTCTCGGCCGCCCCCGCGCTCGAGGACGCCGTGGCCGCCACCTCCGCATTGGGGACCGGGTTGGTCAGCAGCACCGACGTGGCTGAGAACCGGGTGGTCTCGCCGGCCTCGGTCGCGGTGGCGCTGGCCATGCTCGCCGAGGGCGCCGACGGGGAGAGCCTCGAAGCACTCGAGGAGGTGCTCGGTGCCAGTGGGACCGAGCGAGCCGAAACCTTCGGTGCTCTGCAGGCCGCGGTCCTTGCCTACGACGGAGACCCCGCCGTGGTGCAGGAGGACGAACTCCCCGAGGACCCGGTCCTCCACCTTGCGAACCGCATCGCTCTCGATGACGACTTCGAAACGCTGGTCTCCAGTGACTTCTTGGATTCCCTCGCCCGCCACTTCGATGCCGGCACCGCCGTGGCCGACCTCGGCTCCGATGCCGGCAAGGACGTTCTGGATGCGTGGGTGGAGGAGCACACCGGTGGCCTGATCGAGGAATCGGCGATCGAGCCTGACCCGACCCTGGCGCTGGTGCTGCAGAACGCCATCGTGCTCGCCGCCCGGTGGCAGATGCCCTTCGAGGACTCCAACACCCACCTGGTCCCGTTCACCACCGGAACGGGCGAGGAGGTGGAGGTCGAGCGGATGCACCAAACGGTGGTCGCGCCCTACGCCGAGGACGATCAGGGCCAGGCCCTTCGCCTGCCCTACAGCTCGGGATTCGCCATGGATGTCTACTTCCCGGCGCCGGGAAGTGATCCGGCTGCTCTCGACGCGAGCGCGTGGGACGAACTCGGGAGCGCCGTGGGAGGCGACCAGCAGAGCGAGGTGAACCTGGGGCTTCCCCAGCTCGAGGTGCGGACCGAGCTCGGGCTGACCGATCCTCTCTCTGACCTCGGGCTCGGTGATCTCTTCGAGGCGGAGACGGCTGATCTGACCGGGATGACCCAGCACGCGGGCGACGGCGAGGAGCTCTTCATCGGCCAAGCCGAGCACCAGGCCGTGCTCAACGTCGACGAGGAGGGCACCGTGGCCGCCGCCGTGACCGAACTCGGCATCGGCGTGACCTCAGCGCCGGCGCCTCCGGAGGTGGACATGCTCATCGACCGCCCCTACCTGGTGCGGATCGTGCACACCGAGACCGGATGGCCACTGTTCCTCGCCGTGATCAACGACCCGAGCGCGCAGGGCTGA
- the dxs gene encoding 1-deoxy-D-xylulose-5-phosphate synthase, translated as MTYLERIRKPADVRDLHGSELDVLAKEIRDFLVAEVAKTGGHLGPNLGVVELTIALHRVFDSPAEHIVFDTGHQSYVHKLLTGRADFSRLRKSGGLSGYPARAESDHDVVENSHASTALSWADGIARANQLRGDDRPVVAVIGDGALTGGMAWEAVNNIAGGTDRSLVIVVNDNGRSYAPTIGGIALHLDALRATRSYEKVLSWGRRALQAGGPPGRFAFEALHGMKKGLKDAVAPQGLFEDLGMKYLGPIDGHDVLAMETALKRAKRYGGPVIVHAITEKGRGYTPAEEDVADRFHAVGAIHPETGLPVAPSRFGWTAVFADEIRSVARRRSDVVALTAAMLEPVGLKLLAEEFPERVIDVGIAEQHATTAAAGLAYAGMHPVVALYATFLNRAFDQVLMDVALHRAGVTFMLDRSGLTGDDGASHNGMWDMALLRSVPGLRLAAPRDEVTLRAAVNEAVEVDDAPTVVRYPKGSVPDPLPAVARHGSIDVLRRHSGSPRVLLVGIGAMARTAIDAAESLDAHGVGSMVVDPRWVLPISAELTELAADYDLVVTVEDGLVTNGIGSALRDALAAAGTDVPVRSHGIPHAFLEHSSRAELIDAFSLRGQDIARETLAAAAALWATDPVPEGTEP; from the coding sequence ATGACCTACCTGGAGCGCATCCGCAAGCCTGCGGACGTCCGCGACCTGCACGGCAGCGAACTCGACGTGCTGGCCAAGGAGATCCGCGACTTCCTGGTCGCCGAGGTGGCCAAGACCGGAGGGCACCTCGGCCCGAACCTCGGAGTGGTCGAACTGACGATCGCGCTGCACCGGGTCTTCGATTCCCCGGCCGAGCACATCGTCTTCGACACCGGCCACCAGTCCTACGTGCACAAACTGCTCACCGGGCGCGCGGACTTCTCCCGGCTGCGCAAGTCCGGCGGGCTGTCCGGATACCCCGCCCGCGCGGAATCCGACCACGACGTGGTGGAGAACTCCCACGCCTCCACAGCGTTGAGCTGGGCAGACGGCATCGCCCGCGCCAACCAGCTGCGCGGAGATGACCGCCCGGTGGTGGCAGTGATCGGCGACGGAGCACTCACCGGAGGGATGGCCTGGGAGGCGGTCAACAACATCGCCGGCGGCACCGATCGCTCGCTGGTGATCGTGGTCAACGACAACGGCCGGTCCTACGCTCCGACCATCGGTGGGATCGCCCTCCACCTCGATGCGCTGCGCGCCACCCGGTCCTACGAGAAGGTGCTTTCCTGGGGCCGGCGGGCACTGCAGGCCGGGGGCCCTCCTGGACGCTTCGCCTTCGAAGCACTGCACGGCATGAAGAAGGGCCTCAAGGACGCCGTCGCGCCGCAGGGCCTCTTCGAAGACCTCGGGATGAAGTACCTCGGTCCCATCGACGGCCACGACGTCCTGGCCATGGAGACCGCGCTGAAGCGGGCCAAGCGCTATGGCGGACCGGTGATCGTGCACGCCATCACCGAGAAGGGGCGCGGCTACACCCCGGCCGAAGAGGATGTGGCCGACCGCTTCCACGCCGTGGGCGCGATCCATCCCGAGACCGGCCTGCCGGTGGCGCCCTCACGCTTCGGCTGGACGGCCGTCTTCGCCGACGAGATCCGCAGCGTGGCCCGCCGACGCAGTGACGTGGTGGCCCTGACTGCGGCCATGCTCGAGCCGGTGGGGCTGAAGCTGCTGGCGGAGGAGTTTCCGGAGCGCGTCATCGACGTCGGCATCGCCGAGCAGCACGCCACCACCGCCGCCGCCGGCCTGGCCTACGCCGGAATGCACCCCGTCGTGGCCCTGTACGCCACGTTCCTCAACCGCGCCTTCGACCAGGTTCTCATGGATGTGGCGCTCCACCGGGCCGGTGTGACCTTCATGCTCGACCGCTCGGGACTGACCGGTGATGACGGCGCCTCCCACAACGGCATGTGGGACATGGCCCTCTTGCGCAGCGTGCCAGGCCTGCGCCTGGCCGCCCCGCGCGACGAAGTCACACTGCGGGCCGCGGTCAACGAAGCCGTCGAAGTGGACGACGCACCCACCGTGGTGCGCTACCCCAAGGGTTCCGTGCCCGATCCGCTGCCCGCCGTGGCTCGTCACGGATCCATCGATGTGCTGCGCCGTCACTCCGGCTCTCCGCGGGTGCTGCTCGTCGGCATTGGCGCGATGGCACGCACGGCCATCGACGCTGCGGAGTCCCTCGACGCACACGGCGTCGGCTCCATGGTGGTCGACCCACGATGGGTCTTGCCGATCAGCGCGGAGCTGACGGAGCTCGCCGCCGACTACGACCTGGTGGTCACGGTCGAGGACGGCCTGGTCACCAACGGCATCGGCTCCGCGCTGCGCGACGCGCTGGCCGCGGCAGGCACGGATGTGCCCGTGCGCAGCCACGGCATCCCGCACGCCTTCCTGGAGCACAGTTCCCGCGCGGAACTGATCGACGCCTTCTCGCTGCGCGGTCAGGACATCGCGCGGGAGACACTGGCCGCGGCCGCTGCGCTCTGGGCGACCGACCCCGTGCCGGAGGGCACCGAGCCCTGA
- a CDS encoding ribonuclease D produces MTHSPQATGSPDAVEVPAVEDAGPALTPLTEPAAGVPPLTDSPARLAEAVASLAAGSGPIAVDAERASGFRYGQRAYLIQLRRAGSPTVLIDPIAVPDLSSLAAVINDQEWILHAADQDLGCLRELGLDPAALFDTELASRLLGRAKVGLAAVVAENMGFELAKEHSAADWSTRPLPDSWLRYAALDVELLVELREILIRDLEAAGKLEWARQEFDHVRDAPPAPPRTEPWRRVSGLQQIKDLRGLAVARELFTAREDLAQEIDRAPGRVLSAYAIVAAARSKPGSVEELGQLKEFSGKRVRRSYWYAAIARALALPESELPSRRAARQPGTLPPPRSWQDRNPLAAARLEVVKTTVRARAEEITLPQENLLSPALQRRLAWELPEHAPAEAIESALRGFGARPWQIEQLAPRLAAALAT; encoded by the coding sequence GTGACCCACTCACCCCAGGCCACGGGCTCCCCGGATGCCGTTGAGGTGCCCGCAGTGGAGGATGCCGGGCCTGCCCTGACGCCACTCACGGAGCCGGCTGCCGGCGTTCCGCCCCTGACCGATTCGCCCGCGCGCCTGGCGGAGGCCGTAGCCTCGCTGGCTGCGGGTTCAGGCCCGATCGCAGTGGATGCCGAGCGCGCCTCGGGTTTCCGCTATGGCCAGCGGGCCTACCTGATTCAGTTGCGCCGCGCCGGTTCTCCGACGGTGCTCATCGACCCTATTGCCGTGCCGGACCTGTCCTCCCTGGCAGCCGTGATCAACGATCAGGAGTGGATTCTGCACGCGGCCGATCAGGATCTGGGCTGCCTGCGCGAGCTCGGCCTCGATCCGGCGGCATTGTTCGACACTGAACTTGCCTCGCGGTTGCTGGGGCGTGCGAAGGTGGGCCTGGCGGCAGTGGTCGCCGAGAACATGGGCTTCGAGCTGGCCAAGGAGCATTCTGCGGCGGACTGGTCAACCCGACCCTTGCCGGACTCGTGGTTGCGCTACGCCGCGCTCGACGTGGAGCTCCTGGTGGAACTGCGCGAGATTCTCATCCGAGATCTTGAGGCCGCCGGAAAGCTGGAGTGGGCGCGTCAGGAGTTCGACCATGTGCGCGACGCTCCCCCGGCGCCCCCGCGCACCGAGCCCTGGCGCCGCGTGTCTGGTCTGCAGCAGATCAAGGACCTGCGTGGTCTGGCCGTGGCGCGCGAGCTCTTCACCGCCCGGGAGGACCTGGCCCAGGAGATCGACCGCGCTCCCGGGCGGGTGCTCTCCGCCTATGCGATCGTGGCTGCGGCCCGGAGCAAGCCGGGCAGCGTCGAGGAACTCGGACAGCTGAAGGAGTTCTCCGGCAAACGGGTACGCCGCAGCTACTGGTATGCAGCCATCGCCCGCGCGCTGGCGCTCCCGGAGAGCGAGCTGCCCTCCCGGCGGGCGGCCCGGCAGCCGGGCACGCTGCCGCCACCGCGTTCCTGGCAGGATCGCAACCCGTTGGCGGCGGCCCGTCTGGAGGTCGTGAAGACCACGGTTCGGGCCCGTGCCGAGGAGATCACCCTGCCCCAGGAGAACCTGCTCTCGCCAGCCCTGCAGCGACGGCTTGCCTGGGAGCTTCCCGAGCACGCCCCGGCCGAGGCCATCGAGTCAGCACTGCGCGGCTTCGGCGCCCGGCCCTGGCAGATCGAGCAGCTCGCTCCCAGGTTGGCCGCGGCACTGGCCACTTAG
- a CDS encoding DUF3000 domain-containing protein: MATSGHPSGRGAGSEVPADFHAALESLRDHSGELRPELHLEEVPPPTRMAPYSLALTGEVNADPQLDPDELLGHGRFVVLHDPAGQEAWHGPFRVIVMAKAALEPEVGQDPLLGEVGWSWLIDALGDAGAGFHHLSGTVTRVLSETFGGLELRSGEVEIELRASWTPTTPDLGPHLQAWAQAACAAAGLEPLPENVAALGRRR, translated from the coding sequence ATGGCGACGAGCGGGCATCCCAGCGGTCGCGGTGCCGGTTCCGAGGTGCCCGCGGACTTCCATGCAGCGCTGGAATCTCTACGCGACCACAGTGGCGAACTCCGCCCAGAGCTGCACCTCGAAGAGGTTCCGCCTCCCACGCGCATGGCGCCCTACTCCCTCGCGCTCACCGGAGAGGTCAACGCTGATCCGCAGCTCGATCCGGACGAACTGCTGGGACACGGCCGTTTCGTGGTACTCCACGACCCAGCAGGTCAGGAGGCCTGGCACGGCCCCTTCCGTGTGATTGTGATGGCGAAGGCGGCCCTGGAGCCAGAGGTGGGGCAGGATCCTCTGCTCGGCGAGGTCGGCTGGTCCTGGCTGATCGACGCCCTGGGCGATGCCGGAGCCGGCTTCCACCACCTCTCCGGCACGGTGACCCGGGTGCTCTCGGAGACCTTCGGCGGGCTGGAACTGCGCTCCGGCGAGGTCGAGATCGAACTGCGCGCCTCCTGGACGCCCACCACGCCCGATCTCGGCCCGCATCTGCAGGCGTGGGCCCAGGCGGCCTGCGCCGCCGCCGGCCTGGAGCCTCTGCCCGAGAACGTCGCTGCCCTAGGGAGAAGACGGTGA
- a CDS encoding carboxylate--amine ligase encodes MTDPFRPVILGTDLGVYSMARSFHEACGVRSLVVSNSPRGPINDSRILDQVLVGRGATQEQTLEVLDRLPEQHSGSRLLLMVNSEHELGMIRAHRERLARGYVLPYPPNEVLARGQDKAALAAVCQQLGVASPRTVGIALESLATGSAGLEHAAELRLPVVVKMAEAGDYLLRNFPGQRKVYAAQDRAELERILRLLVAQGVTGEVLVQELIPGDDTASRVVTCYRDRAGRITAMASGQVLLGLHSPMLVGNGAAILTEPQPELETQAAAILEALDYRGLANFDFRVDPRNGVAHVLDLNTRIGRSHYYANVAGVNPVRALVADYAEELGYAEDLPREEARAVGLYSYVPWTLLRRYLEPGLLDRVKVARRRRGLVHPLAYAADRHPRRLAYRVAAAANLRRDFRRHYPAPTPTSF; translated from the coding sequence GTGACTGACCCTTTCCGCCCGGTGATCCTGGGAACCGACCTCGGCGTCTACTCCATGGCGCGCTCCTTCCACGAGGCTTGCGGTGTGCGCTCCCTGGTGGTGTCCAACTCGCCGCGCGGCCCGATCAATGACTCGCGGATCCTCGATCAGGTGCTGGTCGGCCGCGGCGCCACCCAGGAGCAGACCCTAGAGGTTCTTGATCGTCTCCCGGAGCAACACAGCGGCTCGCGTCTGCTCCTGATGGTCAACTCCGAGCACGAGCTCGGCATGATCCGAGCCCACCGCGAGCGCCTCGCCCGCGGATACGTGCTGCCCTACCCCCCGAACGAGGTGCTCGCCCGGGGCCAGGACAAAGCCGCGCTGGCAGCGGTCTGCCAGCAGCTGGGCGTCGCTTCACCGCGCACCGTCGGCATCGCGCTCGAGTCCTTGGCCACCGGATCGGCGGGGCTGGAGCACGCTGCCGAGCTCCGGCTGCCGGTGGTGGTCAAGATGGCTGAGGCCGGTGACTACCTGTTGCGCAACTTCCCCGGTCAGCGCAAGGTCTACGCGGCCCAGGACCGTGCGGAGCTCGAGCGCATCCTTCGACTCCTCGTCGCACAGGGGGTCACCGGTGAGGTCCTGGTCCAGGAGCTCATTCCGGGGGACGACACCGCCTCGCGCGTGGTCACGTGCTACCGCGACCGTGCCGGGCGGATCACCGCCATGGCCTCAGGACAGGTGCTTCTGGGCCTGCACAGCCCGATGCTGGTCGGCAACGGGGCGGCCATCCTGACGGAACCGCAGCCCGAACTCGAGACGCAGGCCGCCGCGATCCTCGAGGCACTGGACTACCGAGGGCTGGCCAACTTCGACTTCCGCGTCGATCCGCGCAACGGCGTCGCGCACGTGCTTGACCTCAATACGCGCATCGGTCGCTCGCACTACTACGCCAACGTGGCCGGGGTGAACCCGGTGCGCGCCCTGGTGGCAGACTATGCGGAGGAACTCGGCTATGCCGAGGATCTCCCGCGCGAGGAGGCACGCGCGGTGGGCCTCTACTCCTATGTGCCCTGGACCCTGTTGCGACGCTACCTCGAGCCCGGACTTCTCGATCGGGTCAAGGTCGCGCGGCGGCGCCGCGGTCTGGTGCACCCCCTGGCCTATGCCGCTGATCGTCATCCTCGCCGTCTGGCCTACCGCGTGGCCGCCGCGGCCAACCTCCGGCGCGACTTCCGGCGGCACTATCCCGCGCCCACGCCCACCAGCTTCTAG